The Acropora muricata isolate sample 2 chromosome 4, ASM3666990v1, whole genome shotgun sequence genome contains the following window.
CTGATGAGGTGAGAAGTGATTGACCATCACTTGAAAAATCCACACTCCTAACTGTTGCTGTGTGAGCTTTGAAAACTGTACTTTCTCCCTTCCTTTGAAGCAATAAAACTGCTGTAATCAAATTAACTGATTACACAATTACAACAAACTAGTACGGCATAATGACAACCTACATATGGCGTAATTTCATAGCACTTACACACTTGGAACCCAGAGTCTAACAGTTTTGTCTCTTGAAGATGAAGCAATCAAATGTCCCGATGGAGAAAATTTTACTGAAAGGACAGCATCCTAGAACAAATACACATGAAAATCTGCAATATTAATGATGGCAAGAAATGATCAGACCAAGATCACCAACTACATCCTGTaaggattttaaaaaaaatcaactgGTACACATTCACACTGTAAGAGAATAAAGAGGATAAGAGGGTAAAATTTTCAAGGTTGTTCACTACAGCATCCCTATGGCAAGTCGCTAATTATGATATGGCAGTAACTATGATCCTGATGAAACAAAGGTAATGTCAGACTCAACGTACCTTATGACCAACAAATCTGTATGCTCGCATATGCGGCTTAAAATGCCAGATCATGACACTGGAATCCATTGAACCAGAAactgcaaagaaaaagaagacggCCAATAAATTATGCTATGAAGCCATGCAACTAAACGGAATCATTGAAACTACAGTAGCTACTGTACAAACATATCAGGCTTAAATCAATCCAAATATTGGTCCAAGCACTTTCTTTTACTAATATCCTGGGTAATCAAATGAGGGACAGACCTTTTTCActtgtcaattttgtttttccactaCATATCACACGACAATACCGGGAGGTTTGACCCTTCattgtgttcattaaaaagactgtGTACGAGAACcaaaatgtccaactttgaaagaaaatactcccTGGGTAtcatcacatgatctgtatttgGAAAGCAAAATCAACGAGCGAAAATGTCTATTCAGCAGATTCAAATTTAGAAATAATTACAGAATCCAGAGTGGGGCATGTATCCCCTAACTTTCAAGAAAAAGAGACATTTGGAAATAGAGAGAGGACATTCTTTCTCAGAGTCACTGAAAAAACGAGTCGACCTTAGCCACATCTTCATGCCATAGATGTTTTTACATAAGCaacaaatttctctttttttgccAATTGCCCACAGCAAGAACAAATCAGTACATAAGAAACACTGGAACACCTAAGTTGCACCAGTAAATTGTCAGACGACTGACAAAAAATGGTTGTACAAAAAAGCACTCCATAATAATCACTGATTTGGTAAGCCACGTTTTAGACAAAAAGATCTCAATGCCTGAAAAGGGAACTCAACTGACAAATTATGTTACATAAAGTGTGCTTCATATACATAGACAAGGACGTTACAGGAATTTTGCTCCACAGCTGTAGACAATTTATTACATatatatcaataataattcattctctatatttaagcAGGAGGCTAAAATTAAATTCAGactaaaacaaattcaaaacttaTGTAGTTTGATTCTCAACTCTTTGTCTCAAAACATTAACATTATTCTTCACTGAGAGacaaagaaaattcttaacAATCAAATTGATAGTTTCCAGCTGAACTTTGATTTGACTTTCAACATACTGTAtgtttgaaaatgtcaaataacTTGAACAATGCAGAGTGTcccatgttttgttttcataccCAGCTGCTTCATGTTTGGATGGAAATCAACACTTGTTACTGTGTCTCTGTGCTGCTTGAAATGCCGTTCAAGAGTTGGATCCTCCTGCGACGCAATTAAATACTAAATCAAAGTCTAGCTGGTTTGTAATGGTTAACAACAGTAAATTTTTACTGaatcttctgaaaacacaagccaTAAACTGTAATTTCTAGAGGGTCTACGTGGAATCATTGAGGTAAATAAAGTAGTTCACATACTAAACTCGAAGCCATCTttaatgttgctgttgttgcgtAGAAAACAGCCTTTTAAGAATGATAAAAGCCTGTGAACTTTAACATCATCGAATGTCTTTTTCAAATATGCCGGGAGTATATGGCGGCGGCCGTTATCGTTATTGCGATGGGGAATACCGCAGACACTAGCCGAATAATAACAGGCGCAATaattccaacatggcggctgtTGACACTCGCTCCGGAGTTCCATAGTAAATGtagcatatatgaataaaatggACAGAAGAGATCAGTACAAGAATAGCAGTGTTAAGGTATCCTCCAAGAGAGATAAACGACGTGATCAGGAAGTGGAGCTTCGAAAAGAAAAACGCGAAAAATTGTTCAGCTTGAAACGCATTCGCTTCTCCGAAGATGCTGACAGCGACTGCGATGTTGAAGACTATACTGCAAGTCAAGTAAAGGAACTTGCAAGAGCAATACAGAAATCAGACAAAAACAATCTAAACAATCTTAAAATATTACGTAAAGCGTTTTCTCAAGGAAGCGAAATGATCGGTGCTTTTCTGAAAGAAGAGAATAGTTTGAGAGCTCTTGTTGGACATTTGACATGCAACAATGCTGAGTTCCAACTCGAGGCTGCATGGTGTATAACTAACTTAGCGACAGGAGTACACGAGGACACACTGAAAGTGCTTAAAGCTTCAGCTGCCTATCTAATCACATATCTCAGTGGACAAAATGTTCAACTCCAGGATCAATGTGCTTGGGCCCTAGGCAACTTCTCTGGGGACTCACAAGAATGCAGGGACATATTACGGGCACAGGGAATTGTTGTACCCATGGTCAATCTATTAAAGGTATCACATTAAAGGAGACAACTGAATAACCAccaggtcccagttgttcaaagggtggatagcacttGCCACCATCCGtaggataaatcactatccattggacagcacaatagtggactaatgcagaTGCTGTGCTTTGATTGGTTACACTACTTGAGgattattagtaatagtcatcgagtagccaAATTTGAACCgccttcttttgttttattcccaaataatgattatttcttcaacttgcatctGCTAACTTTAATATTGCATTTTGTGTCCAACTTGTTGGGTGAtactataacaataataattgttattagaaCCTTTGCCCCCAAGGACCACAGGTCAGTAGCCAGTTGGGCTTGGTCTGATGGGCTACTGATCCATAGCCCTTTTGGGCTATGGGTCTTATTGTTaccctttcaacaactggggccGGCTGTTTAACTGTTTGCATTTGTTTCTGTCACTTATACCAAGAACTGTAAGCAAGTGTCAACAAGTGAAATCTCTCATGGAAATGATGCATGACAAGTCAACTTGTGTTCAGTCTTCATTTTAGGTCTTACACGAAGACTTGCCATTTCAAGATTAATTGTGTCACTTCATATTAAGCAAGAATAATATGGCTACAATATGAATGTTTTTTGCTGAGCGAAACAACCTCTTTAATAATTCATTGTCTCATCCTGAGCTGTAGGCTTACCATGACTTTATTCTTATTGTTTTAGTGCCCTGTGTCAACTGTTGTACAGTCAGCAGCATTTGCTTTGTCCAATCTTGCGAGAGGAGAGCAAGTTGTAGCTGAGGAGATGATACGTGCAGGAATAGCACCTTTGATTCTTAATTTACTCAGTCCAGGAAAACACACAATTGATGTTGTTGGAGAAGTTGCCTGGGTCCTTTCGTACTTAACAGCAAAGCCTGACTGCGTTCCAGTGTTTGTCTCTGGTGGCATCATCTCAATTCTTGTGTCTTTCTtgaattcacttgctcaggaaTCACCTCATAAAAGCCAGGTAGTGACGCCAATGCTGCGAAGCCTTGGTAAGACATTAAGAAAGCAGTTTATATCCTCAGTGCATTTAGGGATTCAAGTTGCATGTCAGTTGTTAAAAACTCCAAAATGTGGGATACTTTAATGGTCAAGTAGCATTAATTTGACTACACTGgaacttcaaattcaaactcTCGAAAGCTATGTTCGGTAAACACAAATAAGGGATCTTATTTGCAAAGTTAAAACTTACTTGTGAGACTTGTCAAACCTGTAATATTTACGAAGCATTGTCaccagaaactttgtttttgaGTAACAAGTAGTTCAGATGAGAAGAATTGACTGCAACTTTGCTCTCTCTTTTGTTGTAAGTCCATTGATATTCACTGTGTCATTTTATTTGCACTAGCTAGTAGTTCTTTAAAGTGTGATTGACAAGAACAAATCTCATTTTTGTTAGTTGtatacgtgtaataaacagttcaagaattaaaaatcatttaaaatcttgaaaactgtttttttttttttggttcttgTGTGCATTTTGACCCCAAAGTCTCCTTTTAAGCTGAAATTGGTATTTTTTGTATCTGAGAAAACATGTGAATCTAAGAAAATCTTTCAGATCCCATTCTTTTCATTGTACATAACCAgccagccaaaaaaaaaacaaaataaaaacattcttGTCACATACACTTTAGGGTTAATATATTATccatttttaaatcttttaaaATTAGGCTACAGATCATGTTCAAAAACCAGTGTTTGAACCCTTGAATGCGTGTACACTTGTGTCTTTAAATCCTTCTTGCTTCATTTGTAAAGAGGATTTAGAATTTTCCAAGGTGTTTAAATTGCTCTAGTTGGATTTCAAACTACATTGTAAATGAAAAGCTGGTTACTTTCACAGGTAATGTGGTAAGTGGTCCTGATGAATATGGAGCATTAGCTATGCAGAGTGGTGAGCTGGTCGTTGCCATGGCATTGTACTTGCAGTCTTCTCATCGACATATAAAGAAAGAGTGTTTGTGGGTATTGTCTAATCTTACAGCGGGACTAGCACAGCATGTGGACATGTTAATTCAAGCTGGAATACTACCTCTCATCATTGACTTGATGTCAACTTCATTTGACATAAAGAAGGAGGTTTGTTTTGTGGTCCTTTTTAGCTATCAGAATACACAAGGCAtagggaaataattattgaaaacacCCGATAGATTGTGGGAAATTTAACAATCTTAGTTTCAAATAAATATTGGACAgggttgttgaatttttgttttattgagGTGAAACTGTCCTCAAGTAAAAGTAGACATTGTGTGAACCAAAATAAATGGGAAAGTTAAGACAGTATTAGTAACATGAATtattaatcttttcttttttttttaacccttttGATGATGACTTCGGTCACTTTCACAGGTAATAAATTACCGTTGCAACTTCAAATTTAGCTGATGCAGTTATTTCCTTTCTGACACTAGGCTTCCATTTGTGTGTGTAACATTTCTTACCATGGACCCAAGTATCTAAAGGCTGTGTTAGAGTTAAATGCCATGAATGCATTCATCAACTTTCTTAAGTCACCTGACCATGACACAGTAATTACCGGTCTTCAATTTGTTGAGATGGCACTTAGAAATGTTTCAGCCGCCAAAGAAATGTTTGAAATGTCTGAGGGGATAAGCTGTTTGGAAGCATTAGAATACAGTTGCAATGGAACAGTGGCACAGTATGCAAATGAATTACTCGATACATACTTCATGGCAGAGGGAGAAACTGATGGCGCCCAACAAACTGTTCCGGTTGTGGAAACTTGAAGACTGTGAAGTGTGCATTTAACTCGATAAACGAACAGCTAAAACTATGAAACGAATTTTTTTATAAGATCGCTTGAGtttgtttacaataatttatatGTAATGAATTCACCGGTGCGTCATGTATTTTTCCCCGCGAAAATTTAAAGTTACAACGAGGAAACAAAAACTAGGGAGCATaagcaaagaaaataaacagaaatttttttcGTTCGCTTTGAAGTTTTGCGCTTGCCGTTGGGTCAGTTTTAGGTCTTCTTGATGTTCAAAATCTTTTTTCGGAGATCCTGGGAATTCTTACGAACAGTTTAACTGAGTTATGTCGGTAGAATGATCGCTCGCGTTTGAATTTTCCAGGAATGCTAAAAGTAAATTCAGAAATAGAATGTTACAAAGATTGCAGCAAATAAGTGGAAATAGCAAGAGCTGCAGATGTGCAAGCGTACGAAGCAAAAGCGATGGTAAACACTTCTTGATACATTTATCTCTATTGTCCACTATTAGACAAAGAAACTGATTTTGAGGAATGAGTATTTGCGCTGTTTGAATCCGTAGTAAATACATTTTGCAATGTTTgtgctatattttttttttagcgcgGATAACATTGTAATAGTGGTGCTGGGCTTGCCATTTGAATAGAAAAGTAGCATTCCCTTTTATGTTCAAGTTTGCAAGCGACTCGTTGTTTCAAGTGAACCTATACGTAATCTGCCCATGCGTCACAGAAATACAAAAGTAATAACTGATTTAAATGGcttttttcacacaaaaattgaaaatccaTTAACAATTTAATACCCGTCAAAGGAAGCGCCATAGCATTGCTTCATTGTTTCATTTGACATTTCTATTGCTAAATTTTAGCCAATAAGCCAACGTCGCCCGAAGATAAAATATTTTGCGTGGTTTTTCTTTAATATCCAGTTTACTTGATGTTCCTGTAGTTTTCTCCTCTATTTCACGCGTAGTTGAAGTTCAACACCGAACCAACTGATAGCCTCACAAAAATCAGTGTTCACATCGAAGACTTGAGTCTTGGTTAAGACTCTTTAAAACTGAAATCTATTTCTGATTACTATTATTTGAAAGTTTATAATCACACCGAGCTATTTTTGGCAAACATTTCGTCTACAGATGGTTGTTTAGTGGACTAATTCAATTCTTTTTCCGGTGAATTCACATCAGACAACGATTTTCAATTTACCTTTTTTGCTCATACTCCTCTGTATTTAAATAGTGAACTTGAATAGCTCTCAAGGTCGCCTGTGAGTCAACCAAATGCGTAGGAATAAAAATTCACTCGTGAAAACGGCAAATGTGAGTTGAATACTAATCGCGTGGCGGTTTCGCCAGTGAAATGGATGCAGCTGGAATCAGAAGTTCGATTCTTCGGCAACTGTTATGGATTTTTCTCTTGTTCATATCCCAGTCTTTGGTAAGTAAATATATTGGTTACTTTGAGTTCACAAATCCTTTAGGTactatttaaaaataaacaattcCGAAGATGTGCATTTGATTTCTCAATTTTCACATAGGTTGATTCAAGTTATACAACATCTGTGGTGCGTAGAAAAGGCCGACAAATTGATCAAGTTTACAGTGATGTTACTGACTCCAGCGACAGAAAATGGCTTTCTCAAGAGATCGAGAGAAGACGTGACCATCGAAATTTAAAACTGCGTGTGGATATTCAGAATTGGAGAGAATCAGAAACAAAGGAGAAAACGCCACATAGGGTCGTAAAATTATTCACTTTGAATCAAGGGACACCAAAACGCGACTCCAGCATTTTCGAACATCAACCCTATGTGATTTATAATACGTTCAAGACGAGAACTGAACGAAATAGGAAAGGACTTCACACACAAGCTACTGCTGTGCAATCTGCGGGAAAAGACTATGCTTTTTTAGATACAGGAGGATCAGAGGAACCTCTATATTCATATGGTGAGCAAATAAGTTTCCATAAATCGAGTCTCGTTAATGAGCTGACGGCTTTTCCATAATTTATTGAAAGTTGAAGGTGGCTCCCTTCCTGCGCAAACAGTATtgtttatcaatgatttgaaGGTAGATAGATTTAGTTGAGTATTTGTTATAAAGACAATAATTGTGAATGGGACATACATCTTATTGACCTATTTACGCAATACGATTCGTCACTAAATGACTGTTCTCTCAGTCTTCCGCGCTGGTGTTTCCTTTAGTATGGAAATTACGAGCATGAAGTTACGAGGAGCAGCTGACCGCTAAAATGATGTTGGCTAGAGAAAACACGACAGTTATTTTTAAACGAGAAGAAAGGGTTCGGTCGTGATGGAAAAGAATTGCTGCcttgtaattttttctttttaactaaaAAAATCAAGAAGGGTAGTATCGCTATCAATATTTTACACTTTCGTCGTTCAACAGCAAATTGCCATTAGCATACGGAtataaaaagtaaaatgaaCAATTTCATGTCAAAACGTGTACTGTAGGGATCTCCTTATGATTATGTATTGTCGCAAGTAATGTGTATCAATAGAATTCAGTCATTAAATTTTAAGTAGGTAACAGTGTCCCAATATAAAGTTTAACgatctttttctttggttgGTCAGTTACAGTTGTTGTTTGGCGTGAGACCAATTGTAACTCACAATAGATTAATTTATGTGTAAATACAAAGAGGGGATTTTCTTACCGCCCATTGTCACATCGAAGATCACAATCCCTCGGCAAGAGTTGAGCAGGTAATCGTTGGAAGCTGACCAAGTTATCCTCTGACTACACAAACAAAGGCGACGCCACCGCAAACCGCTACAATGAATCAGTCGTTGTTTCAAAATAAGTTTTGTCTTGCAATTAAGATGGAAAAAATAAGAATATTAAATAGGTGATAGGAAAGCATCTTTAAACACTTAAGCTATAgcttaaaatgaaaagaaaaacaatttacctCAGTCTCCATTGCTCCTTAATCAGGAACAAGGGCGCAACAATTGAATCGAAGAGATCACAAATTGACAATAGAGAAAAACGGTCAGAGTATCTGGACTAAAGACATCCAGAAGCAGAATAAGGAACCAGCAATCTTCTCCATCGAAATAACCTAGAAAAGTTTCTCATTTACTAAAGTTTCCGACTTCATGTTGTCAGAAGGAACGCGTTCAGAATGTGAGGAACACCTGTCATGAGCCGTCTACTGACATTCTTTGTATATTTCTGTTCACAGCAGTAAAGCCTTccctaaaagaaaagaaagggcCATTATGGCACATTGCAGTCGTTTCTGGAGCTTTACTTGGGGTGATCGTGGTATGCTTGTGTGTTCACGCACCTTGTGGATGCTTGTGGCCACGAACGCACCGACACGGCAAATATGAAGTAGTATGTCCTACGGCAGGTTCACACAGAGAAATGTGTGGAAAATGCTTTCTTCAAAGTAATGCCACCGATGTAACCATCAGCATGGACAAGTGTGACGCGCGCTACCATCAAAGCTCATTGCAGGTAAATTTCTTTCGTACTTATCAGTCAGTTGAAGAATTATTCCCTCTTTattaagaacaagaaaaaaactacGCCCATTTCATACGTTTTCTGAAGTTGGCAGCGGGTTTCATGCCTAATTTGTAGAGACTGGCGATGCATTAATTGTTGGAGCAGTAACTAGTGAACCCATTAGTTTTATCTTCCCACAATTAAACATCAAAGCACGGGCAAGGGCTTCAGCAACTCAATACAGTCAAGAAAATAGGCACCGACTGGATGCATATGTCTATTGCAATGTGTTTCTGAAAATGGCTGTTGGGAAACTGGAATGGGCCGGGTTTCCTTATCCTACAATCTTTTCAGCCAAAGTATAGATTTTGTCACCAAGGGAGAGATTCAGAACATGATATGGCAAATCTAGCATTAAcagagtctttttttttttcgtgtcaagaaagctatgatcctcgcagttatggacGCAATGTTTGTAATTGCATAGAGAAGCCTGGAAAAGTCGGGCCTtgcaacggggtttgaacccgtgacctcgcgaggATGATAGCtttcttgatttcatatccgccGTTCAATATATGGTTAATTTCATATATAATTTCATGGAAAATCCTGTATTCAAGTGAGAAAGATTGTTGTCCATAACAATTGATGCCCATGATGCATATGTagattcattatttttttggtttgtatTTGTAAGACAATCTCGAAACTATTTAACAACCAAGTATTTAGCAACCAAGTTTACATTATGTCCACAGATACTTTCAGTAATTTCCAGAATTATATTTTGTGTTAGAAAAACTCTGATCTTTAGTGCAGTGCTAAGCAGCCACATACAAgagtggaatttttttttatcagtttcaTCTTTTCATTGACGGCCCTTTTCTACGAGGAAGTCGATGACAGCTGGTGAGTTAGGGTGCGACCATAATCCTCATGTCATGGTAGCACTGAAATTTTTTTCTAACATCCCGACATGAATGATGAGCGCTTAAACCAGCTCCTAACGTCATCgatgttttcaaatttaattttcttcaaagccaaaacaatgaaaaaagtaAGATTTGTCATTCATTCTGCACATAATACACCAAAGTTAGCACATTTCTCCAAATTGGGTTCTTTACGCATGTTGATGTTGGAATAATTTGTGTTGGAAAGTTTTTGTAAGGCAACTTTGCATCTTAATGTTAAAGTAATGTAACTGTTTTCTAATGTTGTCTTGAAAGTTTTGGTATTATCACGACATGAGAACTATGAAACTCCTACTTCAATTACATGGCAAAAAGAATTATGCTGCCTTATCTACCAGCTGCCACTTACTCACCACTCACCAACCGTCATCGGTGGAAAAGTGCTCCCGTCTCTTCA
Protein-coding sequences here:
- the LOC136914495 gene encoding uncharacterized protein — encoded protein: MNKMDRRDQYKNSSVKVSSKRDKRRDQEVELRKEKREKLFSLKRIRFSEDADSDCDVEDYTASQVKELARAIQKSDKNNLNNLKILRKAFSQGSEMIGAFLKEENSLRALVGHLTCNNAEFQLEAAWCITNLATGVHEDTLKVLKASAAYLITYLSGQNVQLQDQCAWALGNFSGDSQECRDILRAQGIVVPMVNLLKCPVSTVVQSAAFALSNLARGEQVVAEEMIRAGIAPLILNLLSPGKHTIDVVGEVAWVLSYLTAKPDCVPVFVSGGIISILVSFLNSLAQESPHKSQVVTPMLRSLGNVVSGPDEYGALAMQSGELVVAMALYLQSSHRHIKKECLWVLSNLTAGLAQHVDMLIQAGILPLIIDLMSTSFDIKKEVDSSYTTSVVRRKGRQIDQVYSDVTDSSDRKWLSQEIERRRDHRNLKLRVDIQNWRESETKEKTPHRVVKLFTLNQGTPKRDSSIFEHQPYVIYNTFKTRTERNRKGLHTQATAVQSAGKDYAFLDTGGSEEPLYSYAVKPSLKEKKGPLWHIAVVSGALLGVIVVCLCVHAPCGCLWPRTHRHGKYEVVCPTAGSHREMCGKCFLQSNATDVTISMDKCDARYHQSSLQGNASLWRKKTAADFRYKPLKNRHKRDSQHSLYDPEWTSVGAFLNKNRPLNSYHSGYGSLKETESKFVTRYCKRSRDSVDSSEEVVECALKLRPRRRQVIELREFPLGYSKSFLNINLESNSEVLFDPYRDQLQRKRNGLKFDRLAFSDSDLRKLSCTDKLENYDGKSCLFTEAKPRKSSLKIATGRRKANEKVVHFFPSTFEYNAQFVQIPSKAKMEENIAEFERRFNLLHGESVFCNFNGRDEQNIGGEQTKGVVLCQGERRDSKEHAVDEDLTSPTTDKIPCQESLLKSRDYGGCYVNYGCESLSVQLTVSKEEDPGISPGSTQPLYENINSDWEIRQNTDKESSFEPLAGLLSPIRRANRRNKGATHHKNKEVTWDKAYDHKEPFAKPSAAASSGVLWGHATSRKTELDKNISSVNVMPYYEQIQHFPEKEEKTDN